From one Cyprinus carpio isolate SPL01 chromosome B3, ASM1834038v1, whole genome shotgun sequence genomic stretch:
- the LOC109055998 gene encoding AP-5 complex subunit zeta-1-like isoform X1, giving the protein MYAAATESLIKQASEIKEEELQRFCGRIFKLLHTKDVSGDTVDSLQRLNLIVSATKYARELPSDLVRKLQTVLRSSSCPEQLQVLSSSIVRESSPPSVHSLCSDPSHDSRTFSHVASVVLTQAGNKEDVMPLCHHLLKSLESRLSDGQIPRHALPVLSKMSTVYPEILTDDEVNLVSRKLVDWLRYASMQQGASMSSGGFFSGPRTRQPAPLTEVDGVVTGDFFTVLCLGQSYTEDQWMNMYTFSMIKSWLLTYDTDGTTNTEPALLIKAQGIHSQHQDDRSEVDSSVMSMVSATSSSSRLLPPKERLREKAFEYCQRLIEQSDRKALKKTDTELQKACIVESVSVMDIICGEDPSYVYRAFPCIKALYGRLNGDLAYARALLPIAQFYLNHSEIAAVDSEAVFCQLFSHCPAEQFNEPMLAFEFVQFCLLNASVLQDRVTNYRQSFPNLLKFLAWNSSGLIAEFVELLPSLIAPDTAIELLHTILDLPCLAAALDLQQRSACYQASDRTAWDQQGAKVAACLDAFRQPSYRGLFLYILRPEAGTGDTIDRLKMLHEILADMAESPRVVRCAQVVPVLLHVYFNTVTQKADEKMMNQLLLVLLERSSQLYNIKTFNVEVQKVFSTHLQALCKLHPPLIVDQSREILELASSPANIYSKEDFYTHVVWVIGEYLSVSYDPRCTVERITSFFESLEAVLFEITQVRQSASPPSFSPRLITVLMTTLAKLATRSQDLIPRVSLCLSKMRTFACSAIVMTCYSEEDTEEIITRAHELINLLKLPNVAQFVLAPSAGGDGPRWHRDTNASLPQGMRAVSGLLHRHSSSLPT; this is encoded by the exons atgtatGCTGCCGCGACGGAGAGTTTAATAAAGCAGGCAAG TGAAATAAAGGAGGAAGAGCTGCAGAGGTTTTGCGGGCGCATATTTAAACTGCTCCACACTAAAGATGTTAGTGGAGACACAGTGGACTCCCTCCAAAGGCTCAATCTGATAGTTTCTGCCACTAAATATGCGAGAGA GCTCCCATCAGATCTGGTGAGGAAGCTGCAGACGGTTCTTCGGTCTTCATCATGTCCAGAGCAGCTTCAGGTTCTGTCCTCCTCCATCGTCCGGGAGAGCTCTCCTCCCAGCGTACACAGCCTCTGCTCGGATCCCAGTCACGACAGCAGGACCTTCAGCCATGTGGCCAGTGTTGTTCTCACTCAG GCTGGAAATAAAGAAGATGTGATGCCTCTTTGCCACCATTTGCTGAAAAGTCTTGAGTCTCGGCTGTCTGACGGGCAGATACCCAGACATGCGCTTCCCGTTCTCTCTAAAATGAGTACTGTTTATCCAGAGATTCTCACAGATG ATGAGGTGAATCTGGTCAGTCGTAAGTTGGTGGACTGGTTGCGTTATGCCAGTATGCAGCAGGGAGCCTCCATGTCTTCTGGGGGATTTTTCAGTGGACCAAGAACACGTCAG CCTGCTCCACTGACGGAGGTGGATGGGGTGGTAACGGGTGACTTCTTCACTGTGCTGTGTTTGGGCCAGAGCTACACTGAGGACCAGTGGATGAATATGTACACTTTCTCTATGATCAAGAGTTGGCTGCTCACTTATGACACAGACGGGACTACAAACACAGAACCAG CTCTACTAATAAAAGCACAGGGCATTCATTCACAGCACCAAG ATGATCGCTCAGAGGTGGACAGTTCTGTGATGTCCATGGTGTCCGCCACATCCTCTTCCAGCAGACTACTTCCTCCCAAAGAGAGACTCAGAGAGAAGGCTTTTGAGTACTGCCAGCGTCTCATTGAACAGAGTGACAGGA AAGCCCTGAAGAAGACAGACACAGAGCTACAGAAAGCA TGTATTGTTGAGTCAGTGTCAGTAATGGACATCATCTGCGGTGAGGACCCCTCCTATGTGTACCGTGCCTTCCCCTGCATCAAAGCCCTGTATGGCAGACTGAATGGAGATCTCGCCTATGCTCGAGCCCTGCTGCCTATCGCTCAGTTCTACCTCAATCACA GTGAGATTGCAGCGGTGGACTCGGAGGCTGTGTTCTGCCAACTCTTTAGTCACTGTCCCGCCGAGCAGTTCAACGAGCCCATGCTTGCCTTTGAGTTTGTCCAGTTCTGTCTTCTCAACGCTAGCGTGCTGCAGGACAGGGTGACCAACTACAGACAGAGCTTCCCAAACCTCCTGAAG TTCTTGGCATGGAACAGTTCAGGATTGATTGCAGAGTTTGTGGAGCTGCTCCCATCACTGATAGCTCCAGATACAGCCATTGAGTTACTGCATACTATCCTTGATCTGCCCTGCTTAGCAGCAGCCCTGGACCTCCAGCAGAG ATCAGCATGCTATCAGGCTTCAGACCGTACCGCATGGGACCAGCAGGGGGCGAAGGTGGCCGCTTGTCTGGATGCCTTCCGCCAGCCGTCCTATAGAGGGCTCTTCCTGTACATCCTCAGACCTGAGGCTGGGACTGGAGACACAATAGACAG GCTAAAAATGCTTCATGAGATTTTGGCTGACATGGCGGAGAGTCCACGAGTTGTTCGGTGTGCTCAGGTTGTTCCTGTGCTTCTGCATGTGTACTTCAACACAGTCACTCAG aAAGCTGATGAGAAAATGATGAACCAGCTGTTGCTAGTGCTGCTGGAGAGAAGTAGTCAGCTCTACAACATCAAGACGTTTAATGTTGAAGTCCAAAA GGTGTTCAGCACCCACCTGCAGGCCCTGTGCAAACTCCACCCACCACTGATTGTGGATCAGTCCAGAGAGATCCTGGAACTGGCAAGCTCCCCTGCCAACATTTACAGTAAAGAAGACTTCTACACACATGTG GTGTGGGTCATTGGCGAGTATCTCTCAGTGTCCTATGACCCTCGCTGCACGGTGGAACGGATCACGTCTTTTTTTGAGAGTTTAGAGGCGGTGCTGTTTGAGATCACGCAGGTGCGACAGTCAGCCAGTCCTCCGAGCTTCTCCCCCCGCCTCATCACGGTGCTCATGACCACCCTGGCCAAACTGGCCACACGCAGTCAGGATCTAATTCCCAG AGTGTCGCTTTGCTTGTCTAAGATGCGGACGTTTGCCTGTAGTGCTATTGTAATGACGTGCTACAGTGAGGAGGACACAGAGGAGATCATCACACGAGCCCATGAACTTATTAACTTGCTCAAGTTACCAAATGTGGCTCAGTTTGTTCTGGCCCCTTCAGCCGGAGGTGACGGCCCCCGCTGGCACCGAGACACCAACGCCTCACTTCCTCAGGGCATGAGAGCAGTCAGCGGGCTCCTCCATAGACATTCCAGCTCTCTGCCCACGTAA
- the LOC109055998 gene encoding AP-5 complex subunit zeta-1-like isoform X2 has product MYAAATESLIKQASEIKEEELQRFCGRIFKLLHTKDVSGDTVDSLQRLNLIVSATKYARELPSDLVRKLQTVLRSSSCPEQLQVLSSSIVRESSPPSVHSLCSDPSHDSRTFSHVASVVLTQAGNKEDVMPLCHHLLKSLESRLSDGQIPRHALPVLSKMSTVYPEILTDDEVNLVSRKLVDWLRYASMQQGASMSSGGFFSGPRTRQPAPLTEVDGVVTGDFFTVLCLGQSYTEDQWMNMYTFSMIKSWLLTYDTDGTTNTEPDDRSEVDSSVMSMVSATSSSSRLLPPKERLREKAFEYCQRLIEQSDRKALKKTDTELQKACIVESVSVMDIICGEDPSYVYRAFPCIKALYGRLNGDLAYARALLPIAQFYLNHSEIAAVDSEAVFCQLFSHCPAEQFNEPMLAFEFVQFCLLNASVLQDRVTNYRQSFPNLLKFLAWNSSGLIAEFVELLPSLIAPDTAIELLHTILDLPCLAAALDLQQRSACYQASDRTAWDQQGAKVAACLDAFRQPSYRGLFLYILRPEAGTGDTIDRLKMLHEILADMAESPRVVRCAQVVPVLLHVYFNTVTQKADEKMMNQLLLVLLERSSQLYNIKTFNVEVQKVFSTHLQALCKLHPPLIVDQSREILELASSPANIYSKEDFYTHVVWVIGEYLSVSYDPRCTVERITSFFESLEAVLFEITQVRQSASPPSFSPRLITVLMTTLAKLATRSQDLIPRVSLCLSKMRTFACSAIVMTCYSEEDTEEIITRAHELINLLKLPNVAQFVLAPSAGGDGPRWHRDTNASLPQGMRAVSGLLHRHSSSLPT; this is encoded by the exons atgtatGCTGCCGCGACGGAGAGTTTAATAAAGCAGGCAAG TGAAATAAAGGAGGAAGAGCTGCAGAGGTTTTGCGGGCGCATATTTAAACTGCTCCACACTAAAGATGTTAGTGGAGACACAGTGGACTCCCTCCAAAGGCTCAATCTGATAGTTTCTGCCACTAAATATGCGAGAGA GCTCCCATCAGATCTGGTGAGGAAGCTGCAGACGGTTCTTCGGTCTTCATCATGTCCAGAGCAGCTTCAGGTTCTGTCCTCCTCCATCGTCCGGGAGAGCTCTCCTCCCAGCGTACACAGCCTCTGCTCGGATCCCAGTCACGACAGCAGGACCTTCAGCCATGTGGCCAGTGTTGTTCTCACTCAG GCTGGAAATAAAGAAGATGTGATGCCTCTTTGCCACCATTTGCTGAAAAGTCTTGAGTCTCGGCTGTCTGACGGGCAGATACCCAGACATGCGCTTCCCGTTCTCTCTAAAATGAGTACTGTTTATCCAGAGATTCTCACAGATG ATGAGGTGAATCTGGTCAGTCGTAAGTTGGTGGACTGGTTGCGTTATGCCAGTATGCAGCAGGGAGCCTCCATGTCTTCTGGGGGATTTTTCAGTGGACCAAGAACACGTCAG CCTGCTCCACTGACGGAGGTGGATGGGGTGGTAACGGGTGACTTCTTCACTGTGCTGTGTTTGGGCCAGAGCTACACTGAGGACCAGTGGATGAATATGTACACTTTCTCTATGATCAAGAGTTGGCTGCTCACTTATGACACAGACGGGACTACAAACACAGAACCAG ATGATCGCTCAGAGGTGGACAGTTCTGTGATGTCCATGGTGTCCGCCACATCCTCTTCCAGCAGACTACTTCCTCCCAAAGAGAGACTCAGAGAGAAGGCTTTTGAGTACTGCCAGCGTCTCATTGAACAGAGTGACAGGA AAGCCCTGAAGAAGACAGACACAGAGCTACAGAAAGCA TGTATTGTTGAGTCAGTGTCAGTAATGGACATCATCTGCGGTGAGGACCCCTCCTATGTGTACCGTGCCTTCCCCTGCATCAAAGCCCTGTATGGCAGACTGAATGGAGATCTCGCCTATGCTCGAGCCCTGCTGCCTATCGCTCAGTTCTACCTCAATCACA GTGAGATTGCAGCGGTGGACTCGGAGGCTGTGTTCTGCCAACTCTTTAGTCACTGTCCCGCCGAGCAGTTCAACGAGCCCATGCTTGCCTTTGAGTTTGTCCAGTTCTGTCTTCTCAACGCTAGCGTGCTGCAGGACAGGGTGACCAACTACAGACAGAGCTTCCCAAACCTCCTGAAG TTCTTGGCATGGAACAGTTCAGGATTGATTGCAGAGTTTGTGGAGCTGCTCCCATCACTGATAGCTCCAGATACAGCCATTGAGTTACTGCATACTATCCTTGATCTGCCCTGCTTAGCAGCAGCCCTGGACCTCCAGCAGAG ATCAGCATGCTATCAGGCTTCAGACCGTACCGCATGGGACCAGCAGGGGGCGAAGGTGGCCGCTTGTCTGGATGCCTTCCGCCAGCCGTCCTATAGAGGGCTCTTCCTGTACATCCTCAGACCTGAGGCTGGGACTGGAGACACAATAGACAG GCTAAAAATGCTTCATGAGATTTTGGCTGACATGGCGGAGAGTCCACGAGTTGTTCGGTGTGCTCAGGTTGTTCCTGTGCTTCTGCATGTGTACTTCAACACAGTCACTCAG aAAGCTGATGAGAAAATGATGAACCAGCTGTTGCTAGTGCTGCTGGAGAGAAGTAGTCAGCTCTACAACATCAAGACGTTTAATGTTGAAGTCCAAAA GGTGTTCAGCACCCACCTGCAGGCCCTGTGCAAACTCCACCCACCACTGATTGTGGATCAGTCCAGAGAGATCCTGGAACTGGCAAGCTCCCCTGCCAACATTTACAGTAAAGAAGACTTCTACACACATGTG GTGTGGGTCATTGGCGAGTATCTCTCAGTGTCCTATGACCCTCGCTGCACGGTGGAACGGATCACGTCTTTTTTTGAGAGTTTAGAGGCGGTGCTGTTTGAGATCACGCAGGTGCGACAGTCAGCCAGTCCTCCGAGCTTCTCCCCCCGCCTCATCACGGTGCTCATGACCACCCTGGCCAAACTGGCCACACGCAGTCAGGATCTAATTCCCAG AGTGTCGCTTTGCTTGTCTAAGATGCGGACGTTTGCCTGTAGTGCTATTGTAATGACGTGCTACAGTGAGGAGGACACAGAGGAGATCATCACACGAGCCCATGAACTTATTAACTTGCTCAAGTTACCAAATGTGGCTCAGTTTGTTCTGGCCCCTTCAGCCGGAGGTGACGGCCCCCGCTGGCACCGAGACACCAACGCCTCACTTCCTCAGGGCATGAGAGCAGTCAGCGGGCTCCTCCATAGACATTCCAGCTCTCTGCCCACGTAA
- the mmd2a gene encoding monocyte to macrophage differentiation factor 2a isoform X2: protein MYSMDFRRTKLGRFMNNRVPSSKRYQPTEYEHAANCATHGFWIIPSILGSSVLYFLSDDQWETISAWMYGTGLSGLFIMSTMFHTVSWKKSHLRLNLRELGPWAVHMRWLVWIMACIGSAYVFFFHEKNKILDLLCYTAMGAVPAVVLLSMPNREGILELSVGGVFYCLGIVFFKSDGLIPFAHAIWHVFVAVGAGIHYYAIWRYLYATGTGQIKISR from the exons atgtacagtatggaTTTTAGGAGGACGAAGCTCGGAAg gtttatgAACAACCGAGTCCCATCTAGCAAGAGATACCAGCCAACTGAGTATGAGCATGCAGCCAACTGTGCCACTCATGGA TTCTGGATCATTCCCAGTATCCTGGGCAGCTCAGTGTTGTACTTCCTCTCTGATGACCAGTGGGAGACCATCTCTGCATGGATGTATGGGACAGGTCTGTCTGGGCTGTTCATCATGTCCACCATGTTCCATACGGTGTCCTGGAAGAAAAGTCATCTCAg GCTGAACCTGAGGGAACTAGGACCCTGGGCTGTGCACATGCGCTGGTTGGTGTGGATCATGGCTTGCATTGGCTCTGCCTATGTCTTCTTCTTTCATGAGAA GAACAAGATATTAGACTTACTGTGCTACACCGCCATGGGAGCTGTTCCTGCAGTTGTTCTTCTGTCAATG CCTAACAGAGAGGGCATATTAGAGCTGTCAGTGGGCGGAGTCTTCTACTGCCTGGGAATTGTCTTCTTCAAGAGTGATGGCCTCATCCCATTCGCTCATGCCATCTGGCATGTCTTTGTGGCAGTGGGGGCAGGCATACACTATTACGCCATCTGGAGGTACTTGTATGCAACGGGGACCGGCCAAATCAAAATATCCAGGTGA
- the mmd2a gene encoding monocyte to macrophage differentiation factor 2a isoform X1 gives MYSMDFRRTKLGRFMNNRVPSSKRYQPTEYEHAANCATHGFWIIPSILGSSVLYFLSDDQWETISAWMYGTGLSGLFIMSTMFHTVSWKKSHLRKVEQRFHMCDRMVIYFFIAASYAPWLNLRELGPWAVHMRWLVWIMACIGSAYVFFFHEKNKILDLLCYTAMGAVPAVVLLSMPNREGILELSVGGVFYCLGIVFFKSDGLIPFAHAIWHVFVAVGAGIHYYAIWRYLYATGTGQIKISR, from the exons atgtacagtatggaTTTTAGGAGGACGAAGCTCGGAAg gtttatgAACAACCGAGTCCCATCTAGCAAGAGATACCAGCCAACTGAGTATGAGCATGCAGCCAACTGTGCCACTCATGGA TTCTGGATCATTCCCAGTATCCTGGGCAGCTCAGTGTTGTACTTCCTCTCTGATGACCAGTGGGAGACCATCTCTGCATGGATGTATGGGACAGGTCTGTCTGGGCTGTTCATCATGTCCACCATGTTCCATACGGTGTCCTGGAAGAAAAGTCATCTCAg GAAGGTGGAGCAGCGATTCCACATGTGCGACAGGATGGTGATATATTTCTTTATAGCTGCATCTTATGCACCCTG GCTGAACCTGAGGGAACTAGGACCCTGGGCTGTGCACATGCGCTGGTTGGTGTGGATCATGGCTTGCATTGGCTCTGCCTATGTCTTCTTCTTTCATGAGAA GAACAAGATATTAGACTTACTGTGCTACACCGCCATGGGAGCTGTTCCTGCAGTTGTTCTTCTGTCAATG CCTAACAGAGAGGGCATATTAGAGCTGTCAGTGGGCGGAGTCTTCTACTGCCTGGGAATTGTCTTCTTCAAGAGTGATGGCCTCATCCCATTCGCTCATGCCATCTGGCATGTCTTTGTGGCAGTGGGGGCAGGCATACACTATTACGCCATCTGGAGGTACTTGTATGCAACGGGGACCGGCCAAATCAAAATATCCAGGTGA